Proteins found in one Candidatus Nitrosocosmicus arcticus genomic segment:
- a CDS encoding tetratricopeptide repeat protein — protein MKSKVIMLLWVLTAFSLSSILVIPGVLAQTDTLTDSDGLVYYSNPSNYIDKKVNFTGKILTLLPPSSGTLGLQMYQTGDTSRNTIVVYSTPIQFSKDDCVRVIGETQPVTEYQNMFGARLSAAAIEAESIKKIECSESIEPAIKTINVNQTQEKNGIKITFDKVEFSDKNTRVYLTIENTGVSDDISFQSSNSRGIQDKSQFITTFSYDVDYPKIESTIPAGVIENGVILFEPMNVNDTDAKFRFETRDTSFDAIQFIFDVILSPVEYYDKLLSVTNDNTTLHSIGNSLFDLGNYSEAIKAYDKVLEIDPNDVYALANKAISLKKLGNYSEVIKYYDKALAIDPDNIEILDYKALYFYNLGNYTEAIQFADRVLAILPEYVDSLNVKAASYLNLGNYTEAIQFADKVLLIDPNYTYALINKGDALKNLGNYTEAIKAYDKVLEIDPNDITALENKNITLAELNSLTEAIESSNKFYPEDSNHFSTFTEKARFQEDLRNYSGAIEFYDKALDINPNSTAVLIDIGNAMNKLRNYSGAIEYYDRVLAIDPDNIWALIHKNETTKILNNFD, from the coding sequence ATGAAATCAAAGGTAATTATGTTATTATGGGTTTTAACCGCCTTTTCTCTATCATCAATACTAGTTATACCTGGTGTATTGGCACAAACTGATACTTTGACCGACTCTGATGGTTTAGTCTATTATTCAAATCCCTCTAATTACATTGACAAAAAGGTAAACTTTACAGGTAAAATCCTAACCTTGCTTCCTCCGTCAAGCGGTACGCTTGGATTACAAATGTATCAAACGGGAGATACAAGTAGGAACACGATTGTAGTTTATTCCACACCAATACAATTTTCTAAAGATGATTGCGTAAGAGTAATTGGAGAAACACAGCCGGTAACTGAATATCAAAACATGTTTGGAGCCAGATTATCTGCTGCAGCTATCGAAGCAGAATCCATAAAAAAAATCGAATGCTCTGAATCCATAGAACCTGCGATAAAGACTATTAATGTAAATCAAACTCAAGAAAAAAATGGCATAAAGATAACATTTGACAAAGTGGAATTTTCAGATAAGAATACGCGAGTTTACCTAACTATAGAAAATACTGGAGTGTCAGATGACATATCTTTTCAGAGTTCTAACTCCAGAGGTATTCAAGACAAGTCACAATTTATTACCACTTTTTCATACGATGTTGATTACCCAAAAATTGAATCTACTATTCCAGCCGGAGTGATAGAAAATGGGGTCATATTATTTGAACCAATGAACGTTAACGATACCGACGCCAAATTTAGATTTGAAACAAGAGACACTTCCTTTGATGCTATACAGTTCATATTTGATGTTATTTTGTCTCCAGTAGAATATTATGATAAACTCCTATCAGTAACTAATGATAATACTACATTGCATAGTATTGGAAATTCTTTATTTGATTTAGGTAATTATTCCGAAGCTATAAAAGCTTATGATAAAGTATTAGAAATAGATCCAAATGATGTCTATGCGTTAGCCAACAAAGCCATAAGTTTAAAAAAGCTTGGTAATTATTCCGAAGTCATTAAATACTACGATAAAGCCTTGGCAATAGATCCAGATAATATAGAGATATTAGATTACAAGGCTCTCTATTTCTATAATTTAGGTAATTACACTGAAGCCATACAGTTTGCTGATAGGGTGTTAGCCATTTTACCCGAGTATGTTGATAGTTTGAATGTTAAAGCTGCATCTTATCTTAATCTAGGTAATTACACTGAAGCCATACAGTTTGCTGATAAGGTATTGCTAATAGATCCGAATTACACATATGCACTAATAAACAAAGGCGATGCTCTAAAAAATTTAGGTAATTATACCGAGGCTATAAAAGCTTATGATAAAGTATTAGAAATAGATCCAAATGATATAACTGCATTAGAAAACAAAAATATTACTTTAGCTGAGTTAAATAGCCTTACTGAAGCCATAGAATCTTCCAATAAATTCTACCCCGAAGATTCAAATCATTTTAGCACATTTACCGAGAAAGCTCGATTTCAAGAAGATCTTCGCAACTACAGTGGAGCTATCGAATTTTATGATAAGGCCTTAGATATTAATCCAAACAGTACAGCGGTATTAATTGATATAGGGAATGCTATGAATAAACTTCGCAACTACAGTGGAGCTATCGAATACTATGACAGAGTCTTAGCTATAGACCCAGATAATATTTGGGCATTGATACATAAAAACGAAACTACAAAGATTTTAAATAACTTTGATTAA
- a CDS encoding right-handed parallel beta-helix repeat-containing protein, with protein sequence MKVVLPSCKNLLLNSLITILFLSILFQFPLSANNITFSSTVDNSSDIQASQLDPDRNIITSQNTGNSNSNTNDGTQNQIQQKQTSDISLEADQTNEEVSEMPEVNQEGVNQVSEGQQQPTVEIHPACGQIVQGKVKLISNLICKSDGLIVGANNTIIDMNGFSLKGPGLNSNKVGIMIGGQHNVTISGNGIISGFQSGIYLSGSSNVFAHEININNNKVAFYVTGAQDSEITSNMINNNTIGVALHSSDGADIKYNQLSQNRLSGVTLINTANTLINGNNILNTTNGIFIDTQSSLNYVDFNNVFNNILDINNANNLPININNNHYANNNCMTSLPSGLCIGR encoded by the coding sequence ATGAAAGTAGTATTGCCAAGCTGTAAGAATTTATTATTAAATTCGTTAATTACAATCCTTTTCCTCTCTATTTTGTTTCAATTCCCATTATCAGCAAATAACATAACATTCAGTTCTACGGTTGATAACTCTTCTGATATCCAGGCATCCCAACTTGACCCTGACAGAAATATCATTACTAGTCAAAATACAGGAAATTCCAATAGTAATACTAATGATGGAACTCAAAACCAAATACAACAAAAACAAACTAGCGACATATCGTTAGAAGCTGATCAAACAAATGAAGAAGTATCTGAAATGCCGGAAGTAAATCAAGAAGGAGTAAATCAAGTGTCCGAGGGGCAACAACAGCCCACTGTAGAAATACATCCGGCTTGTGGTCAAATTGTTCAAGGTAAAGTAAAGTTAATTTCGAATTTGATTTGCAAGAGCGATGGACTGATAGTTGGAGCAAATAATACTATTATAGATATGAATGGATTTTCACTGAAAGGTCCCGGACTAAATAGCAATAAGGTAGGAATAATGATAGGGGGCCAGCATAATGTAACGATATCTGGAAACGGCATCATATCAGGTTTCCAATCTGGAATTTATTTATCTGGAAGTAGTAATGTGTTTGCTCATGAGATAAACATCAACAACAATAAAGTTGCCTTTTATGTAACTGGTGCTCAAGACTCCGAAATAACTAGTAATATGATAAATAATAACACCATTGGTGTAGCTTTGCATTCTTCGGATGGTGCAGACATCAAATATAATCAACTGAGTCAAAACAGATTGTCTGGAGTCACTTTAATCAATACTGCAAACACCTTGATCAACGGAAACAACATATTGAACACAACGAATGGAATTTTCATCGATACTCAAAGCTCATTAAATTATGTGGACTTTAACAATGTATTCAATAACATCCTGGATATCAACAATGCCAATAATCTTCCGATAAATATTAACAATAATCATTATGCTAACAACAATTGTATGACAAGTCTTCCATCTGGGTTATGCATAGGCAGGTAG
- a CDS encoding coiled-coil protein codes for MVQEQNSGNPATAPSAAASASTTKKDNRSENSIDSNQKTLFDFKKSLIEEQKVGETHIEEINQRIEETKKVIDEERVKLEAERLKLKQINEVKDADYAKFTELKSNLIEERKRMKTLDSKASSGGPRSRRDRYNLSNLTKALEQIERDIQTKKLSKDEERRLVVKSKEIATRLHALKVIHKKEDTFKSLATKFDDIKGKMNEIFDQKADVGKGIGKIKSNLDELLNRREELYEERRGVIHRVREAGAKIEMVDTQLNAIEFKRNRLQHSSERQRRYSPERKIRHEIPQDKMRKNRENQELWNSLKEVAMKKMSSGEKLTFDEMKLIYAEEFD; via the coding sequence GTGGTTCAAGAACAGAACAGTGGAAATCCAGCTACAGCTCCTTCTGCTGCAGCTTCAGCTTCTACGACAAAAAAAGACAATAGATCAGAAAATTCAATAGATTCGAATCAAAAAACTCTGTTTGATTTCAAAAAATCATTAATAGAAGAGCAAAAAGTAGGGGAAACCCATATTGAGGAAATCAACCAAAGGATTGAAGAAACAAAGAAGGTTATTGACGAAGAAAGAGTAAAGTTAGAAGCTGAAAGGCTAAAACTTAAACAAATTAATGAAGTAAAGGATGCAGATTATGCAAAATTTACGGAGTTAAAGAGCAACCTGATTGAAGAAAGAAAAAGAATGAAAACACTGGATTCCAAAGCATCTAGCGGAGGTCCAAGATCAAGAAGAGACAGGTATAATCTATCCAATTTGACAAAAGCACTAGAGCAAATAGAGAGAGACATTCAAACAAAGAAATTATCGAAGGATGAAGAAAGACGTTTGGTCGTAAAATCAAAGGAAATTGCTACTAGGTTACATGCACTTAAAGTCATTCACAAGAAGGAAGACACTTTCAAATCACTAGCAACGAAGTTTGATGACATAAAGGGAAAAATGAATGAAATATTTGACCAAAAAGCTGATGTAGGAAAGGGAATTGGTAAAATTAAGTCAAATTTAGATGAATTACTGAATAGAAGGGAAGAACTTTATGAGGAGAGACGAGGTGTGATTCACAGAGTTAGAGAAGCAGGGGCTAAGATAGAAATGGTAGATACCCAACTTAATGCTATAGAGTTTAAGAGAAATAGGTTACAGCATTCTTCAGAGAGACAAAGACGTTATAGTCCAGAAAGAAAGATCAGGCACGAAATACCTCAAGACAAAATGCGCAAGAACAGAGAAAATCAAGAATTATGGAATTCGTTAAAGGAGGTCGCCATGAAGAAAATGTCGAGCGGAGAGAAACTCACTTTCGATGAGATGAAATTGATTTATGCAGAAGAATTTGACTAA
- a CDS encoding glycosyltransferase, with product MVLSVNGFDCLTEHFLVPSKIVFMMQRVYLAPYGVGLGHASRLLILAENMKRPGIEMRFSSFGEARNYIKREGFECEKVPPVEFMWGKHGEFSVKSNINKIPQWLVNLPVQVNKEISYMKKFDPQIIVSDSRLSPLLAARILNLPKILIINQIKLLLTPRLREFKAGRFFETCNGELMGGIWNMSDRILIPDLPPPYTISESTINSVKSIKSKLDYVGFITPRAKITENGLSKAKQVLQIDNTKPLIFVHISGPMGTRIPIIVKLIDVFKKQPSIQFVFSEGNSNGNVVPRKISNNIWYFEWCPYKDEIFFLSDVIIMRGGHTTISQAIQYGKPIISIPIESHGEQLSNSSKIERLGIGKTIDSKTMNQTTLIDALNDLICNSSYDDRIRNLMKISNKLDGIQNIKDIVLTYV from the coding sequence TTGGTACTCTCAGTTAATGGATTTGACTGCCTAACTGAACACTTTTTAGTCCCTTCAAAAATCGTCTTTATGATGCAAAGGGTTTATTTGGCACCATATGGCGTTGGTTTAGGTCATGCCAGCAGACTTTTGATATTAGCAGAAAATATGAAAAGGCCCGGCATTGAAATGCGCTTCTCATCATTTGGTGAGGCCCGTAATTATATAAAGAGGGAAGGTTTTGAGTGTGAAAAAGTTCCTCCAGTAGAATTCATGTGGGGAAAGCATGGTGAATTTTCAGTTAAAAGTAATATAAATAAAATACCACAATGGCTTGTCAATTTACCTGTACAAGTAAACAAGGAAATAAGTTACATGAAGAAATTCGATCCCCAGATTATAGTATCTGATTCCCGATTATCCCCGCTTCTAGCAGCAAGGATATTAAACTTACCAAAAATCTTGATAATTAATCAGATTAAACTTTTACTAACGCCCAGATTGCGAGAGTTCAAGGCTGGGAGATTTTTTGAAACATGTAATGGCGAGCTAATGGGAGGAATTTGGAATATGTCAGACAGAATTCTGATACCTGATTTACCCCCACCCTACACCATTTCAGAGAGTACGATAAATTCCGTAAAATCAATTAAATCTAAATTAGATTATGTTGGATTCATAACCCCCAGGGCAAAAATCACTGAAAACGGCCTTTCCAAAGCAAAGCAAGTTTTACAAATTGACAATACAAAACCGCTTATTTTTGTCCACATCAGTGGACCCATGGGTACCAGGATACCTATAATAGTGAAGCTTATCGATGTTTTTAAGAAGCAACCATCCATTCAATTTGTATTCTCCGAAGGAAATTCCAACGGCAATGTAGTACCTAGAAAAATTTCTAATAATATATGGTATTTTGAATGGTGTCCATACAAAGACGAAATATTTTTTCTTTCGGATGTTATTATTATGCGTGGTGGACACACTACTATATCACAAGCTATTCAATATGGAAAGCCAATTATCTCCATTCCTATTGAAAGTCACGGAGAGCAATTGTCAAATTCATCCAAGATCGAAAGACTGGGAATAGGCAAGACGATTGATTCTAAAACAATGAACCAAACTACACTTATCGATGCATTAAACGACTTGATTTGTAATAGCTCCTACGACGACAGAATACGGAATTTAATGAAAATAAGTAACAAACTAGATGGTATCCAAAATATCAAGGATATCGTTCTTACGTATGTTTAA